The sequence CTCGGCATTTCTCCATCTCGTTATCATTCCATCCAGCAATCTAACTGTGGTGTTAGCGTGTTAAATTTCTCTGGTGGATTGGGAGAACCAGTCCAGCTAGAGTCAATGAACCAGACCCAACACATGGGAGAAATTCTGCCTTCGCTGCGACCAAACCATCAGGGTGTGCGTTTGCTGCTGATCCGGCATGGAGAAACTGAGTGGAATCGCCAAGGCAAATTTCAAGGTCAAATTGATGTTCCTCTCAACGATAACGGTAGGCTACAGGCACAAAAAGCTGCTGCATTTCTCAAAGATGTAGCAGTTGATTTTGCTGTCAGCAGCCCAATGTTGCGTCCTAAAGAAACAGCTGAACTAATATTACAGAACCATCCTGGTGTAAAGTTAGAATTACAAGATGGTTTTAGAGAAATTAGTCACGGACTCTGGGAAGGAAAATTAGAATCAGAAATCGAGCAAGAGTTTCCAGGAGAGTTGCAGCGCTGGCGCACTCTACCAACAGAAGTACAAATGCCCGCAGGGGAAAATTTGCAACAGGTGTGGGAACGCAGCATCGCAGCTTGGCAGTCTACTATCCAAGCTGCACTAGCAAACCAACTCCAAACCGGAATAGTAGTTGCTCACGATGCTACTAATAAAACCTTGCTTTGTCATATTCTGGGTTTATCATCAGAAAATTTCTGGAATTTCCGCCAGGGCAATGGCGCAGTCAGCGTTATTGACTACCCCTTAGGATTGAGTGGTTTACCAGTGGTGCAAGCGATGAATATTACCGCTCATTTGGGTGGAGGTGTGCTGGATAAAACCGCAGCAGGGGCTTTGTAAGAGTTATGGTATGACAAGTGAATTATTACAACAAGTACGGGTTATCGACCCGGTTTCTGGAACTGACCAAATAGCGGATGTGCTGATTGGTGAAGGCTACATTCGGTCAATTGCCAGTAGCATTTCGGATGTGCCACAGGACACTCACATCCGAGATGGTCACGGATTAGTGTTGGGAACGGGGTTAGTGGATTTATATAGCCACTCCAGTGAACCGGGGTTTGAAGAACGGGAAACCCTCTCGTCTTTATTACAAGCTGCTGCTGCTGGCGGCTTTACAAGAATCAGCATTTTACCGGACACATCCCCACCCATTGATAATCCCGCTGTGGTGTCGCAGTTGTTGAAGCGAGGTGGAGAGTTGGGGTGGCGGGGAGTTGGGGAGAAAACCTCACCCCATCTCAACATCTGGGGTGCTATCACCCTCGATGTTGCTGGTAAGCAAATGACGGAATTTGCAGATTTAGCAGCGGCAGGAGTAGTTGGCTTTGCTGATGGTCAGCCCTTGGAAAATATGGCACTGGTACGGCGAGTGTTGGAATATCTCCAACCTTTGGGTAAGCCCATAGCGCTGTGGTGCTGCGATCGCCAGTTGATGGCGAATGGAGTCATGCGCGAAGGCCCAGACTCAATCCGCTTTGGTTTACCAGGAAATCCTGTGGCTTCGGAAACCTCTGCTATCTCCGCTTTCATAGAATTGGTTGCTGCTACGGGTACGCCAGTACATTTTATGCGCGTCTCTACCGCCCGTAGTGTGGAACTAATAGCATCAGCAAAAGCTCAAGGTTTGCCCATCACCGCCAGCACTACCTGGATGCATCTTTTGCTCGATACGCAAGTGATTAAAAGCTATAATACCAGCTTGCGTTTAGAACCGCCTTTAGGTAATCCTGATGATTTGTTAGCGTTGCGGGAGGCAGTACGCACAGGTATTGTAGATGCGATCGCCATTGACCACACGCCCTATACTTACGAAGAAAAAACAGTGGCATTTGCCGAAGCACCGCCGGGGGCGATCGGTTTAGAATTAGCGTTGCCCTTGTTGTGGCAGTATTTGGTAGAAACTGGTGAATTCACAGCTTTACAATTGTGGCAGGCGTTGAGTAGTCGTCCAGCAGAGTGTTTAAAACAAAGTATGAGTGCGATCGCACCTAGTCAAAAAGCTGAACTAACTCTATTTGACCCCCAGCAAAGCTGGAAAGTTGATCGGTCAAATCTCCATACACTCTCACAGAATACACCTTGGTTTGGACAACAACTAACAGGTCAAGTAGTGCAAATTTGGTGTTAAAAATAGCAAATAACAATGAATCAGAGAAGTGATACTAGGTTGCAGTCAAAGATAGTACTTCCCTCACCCTGCCTGTCGGCACCCCTCTGCCAAATTGGGAGAGGGGAGGGGGAGAGGGCACGAATTGCTATATCTGAACACAACTTGGTATGAGTTTTTTTTGATACTATTTAAAGAATAGTACGCAGATAATTTTCAAAAGCCTACGAAAGTTGCTTGCTTTTATAGGGAAAGTCAGAATTGAAAAGCTGTTAAGTTTCATCTTCTGACTTTTCCTGACTTTAAAGAGTGGCGATCGCTTGATTAATATACCTTCATTCCTTGCTAACTTGCTTGAAAAATCATTTCCGCCCCATGTAAAGATACATCCAGCTTCTGGGAACACTAAATGTATCATCAAAATTAATAGAGAAAGTATCGATGTGGAAAGGCGGATTTAATCCTAGCTCAAAAAACACGCTTCCCTTGCAAATATCAGAAACATATCTCCAAGCAAGGAAACGTGGTACAATCACCCATGAATTTCACAAAAATTCATCAGCAGAAATCCAAGTTCCACAGGATTGGGAAGACCAGACATCAGAAGCATTTAGGCTACTTAAGCAAGGACTTCAACAGCAGCAAACTGGTGAGTTACCTGCTGCAATTATCTCCTTACAACAGTCCTTGTCATTATTTCAGGTTGCTGGAGACTACCAAAGACAGGCACAAGCCCTTTGTTGTCTAGCTTCGATAGTTTACACTTTAGGGGACTACAAAAGTGCAATTTCTTACTCCCAGCAATGTATATCTTTAGCAAAAGATGCAGAAGACTTGCAGCTACAAGTACAAGGGTTTTCTCATCTAGGTAATGCTTATCGTCACTTAGGCGATAATCACAAGGCAGCTGAATATTTACAAGAGTGCTTGCAGATAGCACAGCAACTACAAGATGAGCGAAGTCAGGTAGCAGCACTGAATAATCTAGGATTGGTTTACAAAGCCTTGGGAGACTTGTCGCGAACTATTGAGTTGCAGCAGCAAAGCTTAGTAATTATACGACGGCTTCAAGATAATTGGGGCGAAGAACAGGTGCTAAAGAATCTGGGCAATGCTTGTTATGCTTTGGGAAACTACACCAAAGCAATTGATTACTATGAGCAGTGTGTAAAAATATCACGCTCACTCAATAACCACCGCAGTGCAATTCAAGTACTCAAGAACTTAGGTAATGCTTGCTATGCTATGGGGCAATATACTAAAGCTGTCGTGTATTATGAAGAACGTTTGAAATTAGCTAGGCAAATCCAAGATCAACGTACTCAGGAACAGTGCTTAGGTAGTTTAGGAGTTGCTTGTGAAGCTTTGGGTGATTATACCAAAGCAGTTGCTTACTATGAAGAACGTTTGGAGCTAGCTAAAACTCTCAACGATCGCCGTAGCGAAGAACAAACCTTGCCAGTCTCAGAATAGCTTGTTACGCCTTAGGTGATTATGCCAAAGCAATGCAATACCAACAGCAGAGTAGGGATGAGAACAACCATCCTGTTAAGAGAATTAGGAACTAGAATTCAATTTGCGCCCTTATCGTCTTATTTAGTGAAGGATGCTTGAGTACTTCTTCCAGGACGTTAAAGCTAGTAAGAAACTCCATCAAATTTACAACTCAACATTTGACTAGAGTGCTTTTGTGTTGCAATAATTACCAACAATGCCGCACTCAAAGATGCAGGACTAGCATCCTTATTTATAGCTGGAATTACTTTATATAGTTTAAAGACTAAAACAATTGAAATTACTAACTTACACTCTCTGTTGCTTCTTCAATTACTAAAAATGTAAAAAATATTACTGCTCAAGTTTAATGCTATTTAAGCTGGAGTGAAAAAACTAAATTTGAATTTGCATAATCAAAACAATCTACTAATTTTAAAATTTTCTTAATATTAAGTAAAAATACTCTTTGTGAAAGATAGCTATTTAATTTAACATCTTTGGAGCAGTGAAATCCGAGCTAATCTATTATGTATGTGTTCTCGCTGACAATTGATGCTGTCAATTACCATTCTCCAGATTTATATTCTTACCTATTTCTTACCGCTACAAAAATAAATAATTAGTAATACTGGAGTTCTTAACTCAGCTTACCATAGGTTATTTATTTAATAACAGTCATCTTTTTTGCAGCCATTTCATTTTTATTTTACAACCTTGTTTTCGTAACTAGATAAATTTATTCGCAGTTAGTGTTGCTAGTTTATATATTCAGCTTTTATCCCACTATAAAAGGAGGTATAAGCGCAGTAACACACACAATCGCTCAATTTTTAGCAACTAGTTAGCGTGGTATAACTAGTGTTGTCATTATTGAATTATAATTCCATTTTATTACCCCTTTGTACTTCGGTAAATGAGGTGACAAGAAGTTGAGGCAAGCAAATACAGCCTAACTACACTGAGTCTAAACAAAGAGGGTCATTAATTATGAATTGCCGATCGGAAAGTAGTTGCAGTTTTTGTTAGAGGTCTTCAATCATGTCTGATTCAGTTGGAGAAGAATTGCTATCTTTCTTGAAAGAATTGGAAAAGCGCAGAGAATTTGCTACCGGATATCCCTATAACTTATCTTATGACTATACTCCCTTACTAAATTTGTTTAATTTCACATTAAACAACTTAGGAGACCCATATGTAGAATCTAATTATGCTATTGATTCCCGTAAGTATGAACAAGAAGTATTAGACTTTTTTGCCAATCTATATAAACTACCAGACGACGACTCTTGGGGTTATATTACTTCCTGCGGTACAGAGGGAAATTTATATGGAATTTGGCTGGGAAGAGAAGTATATCCAGATGGAATTTTATACTCTTCCGAGGATAGTCATTATTCAGTCGCCAAAGCAGCAAGATTATTTAGGATTGAACACGTGGTTGTCAATTCCCAACCAACG is a genomic window of Fischerella sp. PCC 9605 containing:
- a CDS encoding histidine phosphatase family protein, translating into MTRAIIVRHGQSTYNTEKRIQGRTDASKLTEKGRNDASLVGKALSNISFNAIYSSPLQRAKETADIISHSLAINSEQSIVAQTSDKLLEIDLPLWERMLSAEVKQKFPEDYRIWQEQPHQLQMLVKDADGSREHFPVLALYEQARQFWQEVLSRHQGETMLIVGHNGINRALISTALGISPSRYHSIQQSNCGVSVLNFSGGLGEPVQLESMNQTQHMGEILPSLRPNHQGVRLLLIRHGETEWNRQGKFQGQIDVPLNDNGRLQAQKAAAFLKDVAVDFAVSSPMLRPKETAELILQNHPGVKLELQDGFREISHGLWEGKLESEIEQEFPGELQRWRTLPTEVQMPAGENLQQVWERSIAAWQSTIQAALANQLQTGIVVAHDATNKTLLCHILGLSSENFWNFRQGNGAVSVIDYPLGLSGLPVVQAMNITAHLGGGVLDKTAAGAL
- a CDS encoding dihydroorotase; translation: MTSELLQQVRVIDPVSGTDQIADVLIGEGYIRSIASSISDVPQDTHIRDGHGLVLGTGLVDLYSHSSEPGFEERETLSSLLQAAAAGGFTRISILPDTSPPIDNPAVVSQLLKRGGELGWRGVGEKTSPHLNIWGAITLDVAGKQMTEFADLAAAGVVGFADGQPLENMALVRRVLEYLQPLGKPIALWCCDRQLMANGVMREGPDSIRFGLPGNPVASETSAISAFIELVAATGTPVHFMRVSTARSVELIASAKAQGLPITASTTWMHLLLDTQVIKSYNTSLRLEPPLGNPDDLLALREAVRTGIVDAIAIDHTPYTYEEKTVAFAEAPPGAIGLELALPLLWQYLVETGEFTALQLWQALSSRPAECLKQSMSAIAPSQKAELTLFDPQQSWKVDRSNLHTLSQNTPWFGQQLTGQVVQIWC